The Streptococcus oralis Uo5 genome includes a window with the following:
- a CDS encoding helix-turn-helix domain-containing protein — protein MLETFGKIFKVIRESKKMSLKEVAAGDISVAQLSRFERGVNGITLDSFYCCLKNMAVSLEEFQYVYHNYIDSDDVLFSKKVADAYQENNVVKLQNILSSSEALTEQFPEKKNYKLNTIIVRALLSSCCSDFQISKKDIEFLTDHLFSVEEWGRYELWLFTNSVDLMTLETLEIFASEMINRTQFYNNLPENRRRIIKMLLNVISVCIEGNHLLVAMRFLNYLDHSKIPETDLYDRTLIKYHRALYAYKVGNTNALSDIEQCLSFFEFLDSFGVAQKLKEQFERICLS, from the coding sequence ATGTTGGAAACTTTCGGAAAAATATTCAAAGTCATTAGAGAATCAAAAAAAATGTCCCTGAAAGAGGTGGCTGCTGGTGATATTTCCGTGGCTCAGCTATCCCGTTTTGAACGGGGAGTCAATGGGATCACACTTGATTCTTTTTATTGTTGTTTAAAAAATATGGCTGTTTCCCTAGAGGAGTTTCAGTATGTTTACCATAATTACATTGATTCAGATGATGTGCTGTTCTCAAAAAAAGTAGCTGATGCATATCAGGAAAACAATGTTGTCAAGCTCCAAAATATTTTGTCAAGCTCAGAAGCTTTGACCGAACAGTTTCCTGAGAAGAAGAACTATAAACTCAATACGATCATTGTCAGAGCCCTTCTGTCTTCCTGTTGCTCAGATTTTCAGATTAGCAAGAAGGATATAGAATTTCTGACGGATCATCTCTTTTCTGTTGAGGAGTGGGGACGTTATGAACTCTGGCTCTTTACAAACAGCGTTGATTTGATGACCTTGGAAACGTTGGAAATCTTCGCTAGTGAGATGATCAATCGTACCCAGTTTTATAACAACCTACCGGAAAATCGCCGCCGTATTATCAAGATGCTACTTAATGTCATTAGCGTCTGTATAGAAGGAAACCATCTGCTAGTTGCTATGAGGTTTCTCAATTATCTCGATCACTCTAAAATCCCTGAAACAGATCTATATGATCGAACGCTGATTAAGTATCATAGGGCTCTGTATGCCTACAAGGTCGGGAATACTAATGCTCTCAGTGACATCGAGCAATGCCTATCTTTTTTTGAATTTTTAGATTCCTTTGGTGTTGCCCAAAAGCTTAAAGAACAGTTTGAAAGAATTTGCCTTTCATAG
- a CDS encoding DJ-1 family glyoxalase III → MINVAVILAQGFEEIEAFTVVDVLRRANISCDMVGFEEQVTGSHGIQVKADRVFDGNLSDYDLVVLPGGMPGSAHLRDNQALISQIKAFDQAGKNIAAICAAPIALQQAGVLKDKHFTCYDGVKEQITDGIYQKQTVVVDGNLTTSRGPSTALAFAYELVEQLGGDAESLRDGMLYRDVFGNQQ, encoded by the coding sequence ATGATAAATGTAGCAGTTATCTTAGCTCAGGGTTTTGAAGAAATTGAAGCCTTTACAGTAGTCGATGTCTTGCGTCGAGCAAACATTTCATGTGATATGGTAGGATTTGAAGAGCAGGTGACAGGATCGCATGGCATTCAGGTAAAAGCTGATCGTGTTTTTGATGGCAATTTGTCCGACTATGACTTGGTCGTTCTTCCGGGTGGTATGCCAGGCTCAGCTCACCTACGGGATAATCAAGCCCTCATTTCACAGATTAAAGCCTTTGACCAAGCAGGAAAGAATATTGCTGCCATCTGTGCAGCCCCAATCGCTCTTCAACAAGCAGGTGTCCTGAAAGACAAGCACTTTACTTGTTATGACGGAGTTAAGGAGCAAATTACTGACGGAATTTATCAAAAGCAAACAGTGGTTGTGGATGGTAATCTAACAACCAGCCGAGGACCGTCAACTGCCCTTGCCTTTGCCTATGAGTTGGTAGAGCAATTGGGAGGAGATGCCGAAAGTTTACGAGACGGCATGCTCTATCGAGATGTCTTTGGAAATCAACAGTAA
- a CDS encoding bifunctional DnaQ family exonuclease/ATP-dependent helicase, with protein MNARNDRYVVVDLEATSTGSKAKIIQVGIVVIENGDIIDQYATDVNPHEPLDSHIKELTGLTDQRLAAAPEFSQVAGKIFELVKDGIFVAHNVQFDANLLAEFLFFEGYELRTPRVDTVELAQVLYPQFEKYNLGILCQELGIELEHAHTALSDAQATAELLLYMRQKLFELPKGLLESLLKLADNLLYESYLVIEEAYQQQSLLSSPDLMELHGLFLRKESRALVPRKLSKDFAKNISLLGLEERPQQLEFAEKVEHLLEEDQTSFIQAQTGLGKTYGYLLPALNLESQAGILVSVPTKILQNQIMQEEGQHLKEVFHLEIHSLKGPQNYLKLDAFHQVLHRPESNRLFTRFKMQLLIWLTETETGDLDEIGQLYRYQHFLPELVHDGKLSKKSLFATEDFWKRGQEKAKTSRVLLTNHAYLVTRLEDNPEFVDNRLVILDEAQKMLLALENLAQQAYRLEELVTQIEKSLESEEDLVQKRLLESIGFECRYLMEHYQSGLKNGKWLDSLEQLRQHFSELALPEYRELANFFTSDREFWLATAEKSSKDVLICSSKKGRFILADLLPEDCRLLGVSATLEISNRVSLADLLGFPDAPLVRLDVAKQEQQEVYLIDDFPLVTEVSPFDYASEVASVIRSLQAFQEPLLVLFTSKEMLLAVSDLLDQPHLAQYKNGEPSQLKKRFEKGERQILLGTGSFWEGVDFSTHPCVIQVIPRLPFQNPQEPLTKKLNQELRQEGKNPFYDYQLPMAIIRLKQALGRTVRRSNQGSVALILDSRVVSKRYGKQIAQALSKERAVQVLSREQLEPAVADFLQSRRNRMKEKSKKEKR; from the coding sequence ATGAATGCGAGAAATGATCGGTATGTGGTCGTTGATTTAGAGGCGACCAGCACCGGAAGCAAGGCAAAAATTATTCAAGTAGGCATTGTGGTGATTGAGAATGGTGACATCATCGATCAGTATGCGACTGATGTCAATCCTCACGAACCCTTGGATTCTCATATCAAAGAATTAACAGGTCTGACCGATCAACGTTTGGCTGCGGCACCAGAATTTTCTCAGGTGGCTGGAAAAATTTTTGAATTGGTTAAGGACGGTATTTTTGTTGCGCACAATGTACAGTTTGATGCCAACCTTCTTGCGGAATTTCTCTTTTTTGAAGGATATGAATTGCGTACACCGCGGGTAGATACTGTTGAGCTAGCCCAAGTTCTATATCCTCAGTTTGAAAAATACAATCTAGGTATCCTTTGTCAAGAGTTGGGCATTGAGCTGGAACATGCCCATACTGCCCTGTCAGATGCTCAGGCAACAGCTGAACTCTTGCTTTACATGCGTCAAAAACTATTTGAGTTACCAAAAGGGCTCTTAGAAAGTTTGTTAAAACTTGCAGACAACCTTCTCTATGAAAGTTATCTGGTGATTGAGGAGGCCTATCAGCAACAATCTCTCTTGTCTTCGCCAGACTTGATGGAACTTCATGGGCTTTTCTTGAGAAAGGAAAGTCGAGCCTTAGTCCCACGAAAGTTATCCAAAGACTTTGCTAAAAACATTTCTTTATTGGGGCTGGAGGAGCGTCCACAACAGCTGGAATTTGCGGAGAAGGTTGAGCACTTATTGGAAGAAGACCAGACATCCTTTATCCAAGCTCAAACGGGACTGGGCAAGACTTATGGTTATCTCCTCCCAGCTTTGAACTTGGAGAGTCAAGCAGGTATCCTAGTGAGTGTTCCGACCAAAATTCTTCAAAATCAAATCATGCAAGAAGAAGGTCAGCACTTAAAAGAGGTCTTCCATCTGGAAATTCATAGTCTAAAGGGGCCTCAAAATTACTTGAAATTGGATGCCTTTCACCAAGTCCTCCATCGACCGGAGTCCAATCGCCTTTTCACACGTTTTAAAATGCAACTGCTCATCTGGTTAACAGAGACAGAGACTGGTGACTTGGACGAAATCGGGCAGCTTTATCGCTACCAGCACTTTCTGCCGGAACTAGTCCACGATGGTAAGCTTTCAAAGAAAAGTTTATTTGCTACAGAGGATTTTTGGAAACGAGGGCAGGAAAAGGCCAAGACCAGTCGCGTTCTTCTGACCAATCATGCCTATCTGGTCACTCGTTTGGAAGACAATCCAGAGTTTGTCGACAACCGTTTGGTGATCTTGGATGAAGCTCAAAAAATGCTGCTAGCCCTTGAAAATCTAGCCCAGCAGGCTTACCGCCTTGAGGAACTTGTAACTCAAATTGAAAAGTCCTTGGAGTCAGAGGAAGATTTGGTTCAGAAACGTTTGCTTGAGAGTATCGGTTTTGAATGTCGTTACTTGATGGAGCACTATCAGTCAGGTCTGAAGAATGGAAAGTGGTTGGATTCTCTTGAACAGTTGCGCCAGCATTTTTCGGAGTTAGCTCTCCCAGAGTATCGAGAGCTTGCAAACTTTTTCACCTCGGACCGTGAATTTTGGCTTGCTACAGCAGAGAAATCGAGCAAGGATGTCTTGATTTGTTCAAGTAAAAAAGGCCGCTTTATACTAGCAGACTTATTGCCAGAAGATTGTAGACTTCTAGGAGTATCGGCCACTCTTGAAATTAGCAATCGGGTTTCCTTAGCAGATTTACTGGGATTCCCAGATGCTCCACTTGTTAGGCTTGATGTAGCAAAGCAGGAGCAACAAGAAGTCTATCTAATTGATGACTTTCCTCTCGTTACAGAAGTTTCGCCTTTTGATTATGCTAGTGAAGTGGCTTCTGTCATTCGAAGCTTACAAGCCTTTCAAGAACCCTTATTGGTCTTGTTTACCTCAAAAGAAATGTTGCTGGCAGTTTCGGACCTGCTCGACCAACCGCATCTAGCTCAGTATAAAAATGGGGAACCAAGCCAACTGAAAAAACGTTTTGAAAAAGGTGAACGCCAGATCTTGCTTGGAACAGGTAGTTTCTGGGAAGGGGTTGATTTTTCAACCCATCCTTGCGTGATTCAAGTGATTCCGAGATTGCCTTTCCAAAATCCCCAAGAACCGTTAACCAAAAAATTAAATCAGGAACTGCGTCAAGAAGGGAAAAATCCCTTCTATGATTATCAGTTACCGATGGCGATCATTCGACTAAAACAAGCCCTGGGCCGTACTGTTAGACGATCTAATCAAGGTTCGGTTGCTCTAATCTTAGACAGTCGTGTCGTCAGCAAGCGTTACGGCAAACAAATCGCTCAGGCCTTGTCAAAAGAAAGGGCTGTTCAGGTTCTTTCTAGAGAACAGCTAGAGCCTGCTGTAGCTGATTTTCTCCAATCTCGTCGCAATAGAATGAAAGAAAAATCCAAGAAAGAGAAAAGGTAA
- a CDS encoding glycoside hydrolase family 70 protein, protein MMEKKIHYKMHKVKKNWVAIALTTLALIVAPKVLGLEPGVVHADDVKQVVVQEPATAQTSGPGQQTPAQAKIASEQEAEKATPADKVTGDAAASDKSAKPAENTEATVQTNAQEPAKPADTKEASTEKAAVAEEVKAANAITETPKTEVADQDKQARPTTAQDQEGDKREKSAIEDKIVANPKVAKKDRLPEPAQKQGAVAERMVADQAQPAPVNADHDDDVLSHIKTIDGKNYYVQDDGTVKKNFAVELNGRILYFDAETGALVDSNEYQFQQGTSSLNNEFSQKNAFYGTTDKDIETVDGYLTADSWYRPKFILKDGKTWTASTETDLRPLLMAWWPDKRTQINYLNYMNQQGLGAGAFENKVEQALLTGASQQVQRKIEEKIGKEGDTKWLRTLMGAFVKTQPNWNIKSESETTGTKKDHLQGGALLYTNNEKSSHADSKFRLLNRTPTSQTGKPKYFIDKSNGGYEFLLANDFDNSNPAVQAEQLNWLHFMMNFGSIVANDPTANFDGVRVDAVDNVNADLLQIASDYFKSRYKVGESEEEAIKHLSILEAWSDNDPDYNKDTKGAQLAIDNKLRLSLLYSFMRNLSIRSGVEPTITNSLNDRSSEKKNGERMANYIFVRAHDSEVQTVIADIIRENINPNTDGLTFTMDELKQAFKIYNEDMRKADKKYTQFNIPTAHALMLSNKDSITRIYYGDLYTDDGQYMEKKSPYHDAIDALLRARIKYVAGGQDMKVTYMGVPREADKWSYNGILTSVRYGTGANEATDEGTAETRTQGMAVIASNNPNLKLNVWDKLQVNMGAAHKNQYYRPVLLTTKDGISRYLTDEEVPQSLWKKTDANGILTFDMNDIAGYSNVQVSGYLAVWVPVGAKVDQDARTTASKKKNASGQVYESSAALDSQLIYEGFSNFQDFATRDDQYTNKVIAKNVNLFKEWGVTSFELPPQYVSSQDGTFLDSIIQNGYAFEDRYDMAMSKNNKYGSLKDLLNALRALHSVNIQAIADWVPDQIYNLPGKEVVTATRVNNYGTYREGSEIKEKLYVANSKTNGTDFQGKYGGAYLDELKAKYPEIFERVQISNGQKMTTDEKITKWSAKYFNGTNILGRGAYYVLKDWASNDYLTNKNGEIVLPKQLVNKNAYTGFVSDANGTKFYSTSGYQAKNSFIQDENGNWYYFDKRGYLVTGAHEIDGKHVYFLKNGIQLRDSIREDENGNQYYYDQTGAQVLNRYYTTDGENWRYFDAKGVMARGLVKIGDGQQFFDENGYQVKGKIVSAKDGKLRYFDKDSGNAVINRFAQGDNPSDWYYFGADGVAVTGLQKIGQQTLYFDQDGKQVKGKIVTLSDKSIRYFDANSGEMAVGKFAEGAKSEWYYFNQAGKAVTGLQKIGKQTLYFDQDGKQVKGKVVTLADKSIRYFDANSGEMAVGKFAEGAKNEWYYFDQTGKAVTGLQKIGKQTLYFDQDGKQVKGKIVTLSDKSIRYFDANSGEMATDKFVEGSPNEWYYFDQAGKAVTGLQQVGQQTLYFTQDGKQVKGKVVDVNGVSRYFDANSGDMARSKWIQLEDGSWMYFDRDGRGQNFGRN, encoded by the coding sequence ATGATGGAGAAAAAGATTCATTATAAGATGCATAAAGTTAAGAAAAACTGGGTAGCCATTGCTTTGACTACCTTGGCCCTTATTGTAGCACCAAAGGTACTTGGTCTAGAACCAGGCGTTGTCCATGCGGATGATGTAAAGCAGGTTGTAGTTCAAGAACCTGCTACAGCTCAGACTAGTGGTCCGGGTCAGCAAACTCCAGCCCAAGCTAAAATAGCATCTGAGCAAGAAGCAGAAAAAGCAACCCCTGCAGACAAGGTGACAGGCGATGCTGCTGCTAGTGATAAGTCTGCTAAACCAGCAGAAAATACGGAAGCAACAGTTCAAACCAATGCTCAAGAGCCTGCTAAACCAGCAGATACGAAAGAAGCATCTACAGAAAAGGCTGCTGTTGCTGAAGAAGTTAAAGCTGCTAATGCAATCACAGAAACTCCTAAAACAGAAGTAGCAGACCAGGATAAACAAGCAAGGCCAACAACTGCCCAAGACCAAGAAGGCGACAAACGAGAAAAATCGGCTATTGAAGACAAGATTGTTGCAAATCCAAAGGTTGCAAAGAAAGATCGCTTGCCCGAACCTGCTCAAAAACAAGGAGCAGTAGCTGAAAGAATGGTAGCAGATCAGGCTCAACCTGCACCTGTAAATGCTGACCATGATGATGATGTCCTATCTCATATTAAGACCATTGATGGTAAAAATTACTATGTTCAGGACGATGGTACAGTTAAAAAGAACTTTGCAGTTGAACTTAATGGGAGAATACTTTATTTTGATGCAGAAACGGGTGCCTTAGTTGATTCAAATGAATATCAGTTCCAACAAGGAACCAGCAGTCTCAATAATGAATTCTCCCAAAAGAATGCTTTCTATGGTACGACTGACAAGGATATTGAAACTGTAGACGGTTATTTGACAGCAGATAGCTGGTATCGTCCAAAGTTCATCTTAAAAGATGGAAAAACATGGACGGCATCGACAGAAACAGACTTACGTCCTCTTTTGATGGCTTGGTGGCCTGATAAACGTACTCAGATTAATTACCTCAACTATATGAACCAGCAAGGTCTGGGAGCAGGTGCTTTTGAAAACAAAGTGGAACAAGCTCTCCTGACAGGTGCTTCTCAGCAGGTTCAGCGCAAAATTGAGGAAAAAATTGGTAAAGAAGGCGATACCAAATGGTTGAGAACGCTGATGGGTGCCTTTGTCAAAACCCAGCCAAACTGGAATATCAAGTCAGAGTCTGAAACAACTGGTACTAAAAAGGACCACTTGCAGGGTGGAGCTTTGCTTTATACTAATAATGAGAAGAGCTCTCATGCTGACTCTAAGTTCCGTCTGCTTAACCGTACCCCTACTAGTCAAACAGGTAAACCTAAGTACTTCATTGACAAGTCAAACGGTGGTTATGAGTTCTTGCTCGCTAACGACTTTGACAACTCTAATCCAGCTGTTCAGGCCGAACAACTCAACTGGTTGCATTTTATGATGAACTTTGGAAGCATCGTAGCCAATGATCCGACTGCTAATTTTGATGGAGTTCGTGTCGATGCGGTGGACAATGTCAACGCAGACTTGCTCCAAATCGCATCTGACTACTTCAAGTCTCGCTACAAGGTGGGAGAAAGTGAAGAAGAAGCCATCAAGCATTTGTCTATCTTGGAAGCTTGGTCTGATAACGATCCTGACTACAACAAAGATACTAAAGGCGCTCAACTAGCAATTGACAACAAGCTACGCTTGTCCTTGCTTTATTCATTCATGCGTAATCTATCTATCCGTAGCGGAGTAGAGCCTACGATTACAAATAGTCTAAATGACCGTTCTTCTGAAAAGAAAAATGGCGAACGGATGGCTAACTATATCTTTGTTCGGGCTCATGACAGTGAAGTACAAACCGTTATTGCTGACATCATCCGGGAAAATATCAATCCAAATACGGATGGTTTGACCTTTACCATGGATGAACTCAAGCAAGCCTTCAAGATCTACAACGAAGATATGCGCAAGGCAGACAAGAAGTATACGCAGTTCAACATCCCAACCGCTCATGCTCTCATGCTCTCCAATAAAGACTCTATCACTCGGATCTACTATGGTGACCTCTATACCGATGATGGTCAATACATGGAGAAAAAATCTCCTTACCACGATGCTATTGATGCCTTGTTGCGTGCTCGTATTAAGTATGTAGCAGGTGGACAAGACATGAAAGTCACATATATGGGTGTACCTCGTGAGGCTGATAAATGGTCTTACAATGGTATTTTAACGTCTGTTCGCTACGGTACTGGTGCCAATGAAGCAACAGATGAAGGAACAGCAGAAACTCGTACTCAAGGGATGGCTGTGATTGCTTCAAACAACCCTAACCTCAAGTTAAATGTATGGGATAAACTGCAAGTCAATATGGGAGCAGCCCACAAGAATCAATACTATCGCCCTGTGCTTTTGACGACCAAAGATGGTATTTCCCGCTATCTAACTGACGAAGAAGTGCCGCAATCGCTCTGGAAGAAGACAGATGCTAATGGTATTTTGACCTTTGATATGAATGATATTGCAGGCTACAGCAATGTACAGGTTTCTGGATATCTGGCTGTTTGGGTACCAGTTGGCGCTAAGGTAGATCAGGATGCTCGTACAACAGCAAGCAAGAAGAAAAACGCTAGTGGTCAAGTTTATGAATCTAGCGCAGCTCTTGATTCTCAGTTGATTTACGAAGGCTTCTCTAACTTCCAAGACTTTGCAACCCGCGATGACCAATATACCAATAAAGTCATTGCTAAAAATGTCAACCTCTTCAAGGAATGGGGAGTAACTTCATTTGAGCTACCACCTCAGTATGTATCTAGCCAAGACGGTACTTTCTTAGATTCTATCATTCAGAATGGTTATGCCTTTGAAGACCGCTACGATATGGCGATGAGCAAGAACAATAAATATGGTTCTTTAAAAGATTTGCTCAATGCTCTCCGTGCTCTTCACAGTGTCAATATCCAAGCCATCGCGGACTGGGTACCAGACCAAATCTATAACCTACCAGGCAAGGAAGTGGTAACAGCAACACGTGTCAATAACTATGGAACCTACCGTGAAGGTTCAGAAATCAAGGAAAAACTCTATGTAGCTAATAGTAAGACCAATGGGACTGATTTCCAAGGTAAATACGGTGGAGCTTACTTGGATGAGCTTAAAGCTAAATATCCAGAGATCTTTGAACGAGTACAGATTTCCAATGGTCAAAAGATGACAACAGATGAGAAGATTACCAAGTGGTCGGCTAAGTACTTCAATGGTACCAATATCTTAGGTCGTGGTGCTTACTATGTTCTTAAAGACTGGGCTAGCAACGACTATCTCACTAACAAAAATGGCGAGATAGTATTGCCTAAGCAATTAGTTAATAAGAATGCTTACACAGGATTTGTTAGTGATGCCAATGGTACTAAGTTCTATTCAACTAGTGGTTATCAAGCTAAAAATTCCTTTATCCAAGATGAAAATGGAAATTGGTATTACTTCGATAAACGAGGTTATCTTGTAACAGGTGCTCATGAAATTGATGGCAAGCACGTTTATTTCTTGAAGAATGGTATTCAACTTCGTGATTCTATCCGTGAAGATGAAAATGGTAATCAGTACTACTATGATCAAACTGGTGCCCAAGTTCTCAACCGTTACTACACTACTGATGGTGAAAACTGGCGTTACTTTGATGCCAAGGGCGTTATGGCTCGAGGTCTTGTCAAGATAGGAGATGGACAGCAATTCTTTGATGAAAACGGCTATCAGGTTAAGGGCAAGATTGTGAGTGCTAAGGATGGCAAACTTCGTTACTTTGACAAGGATTCAGGAAATGCTGTTATCAATCGTTTTGCTCAGGGTGATAACCCAAGTGATTGGTACTATTTTGGAGCAGATGGAGTTGCTGTGACAGGTCTTCAAAAGATTGGTCAACAAACACTTTACTTTGACCAAGATGGCAAGCAAGTCAAGGGTAAAATCGTGACACTTTCAGATAAGAGTATCCGTTACTTTGATGCCAACTCAGGGGAAATGGCAGTCGGCAAGTTTGCAGAAGGTGCCAAGAGCGAATGGTATTACTTTAACCAAGCTGGTAAAGCAGTGACAGGTCTTCAAAAGATTGGCAAACAAACACTTTACTTTGACCAAGATGGTAAACAAGTCAAGGGTAAAGTAGTAACTTTGGCTGATAAATCCATCCGTTACTTTGATGCCAACTCAGGAGAAATGGCAGTCGGCAAGTTTGCAGAAGGTGCCAAGAACGAATGGTATTACTTTGACCAAACTGGTAAAGCAGTGACAGGCCTTCAAAAGATTGGCAAACAAACACTTTACTTCGACCAAGATGGTAAGCAAGTCAAGGGTAAAATCGTGACACTTTCAGATAAGAGTATCCGTTACTTTGATGCTAACTCAGGAGAGATGGCAACCGACAAGTTTGTCGAAGGTTCCCCAAATGAGTGGTATTATTTTGATCAAGCTGGAAAAGCAGTGACAGGCTTGCAGCAGGTTGGTCAACAGACTCTCTATTTCACGCAAGATGGCAAGCAAGTCAAAGGAAAAGTTGTTGATGTGAATGGAGTTAGTCGATATTTCGATGCCAATTCAGGGGATATGGCTCGAAGCAAATGGATTCAACTTGAAGATGGAAGTTGGATGTATTTTGACCGCGATGGTAGAGGTCAAAACTTCGGAAGAAACTAA
- a CDS encoding FtsW/RodA/SpoVE family cell cycle protein, whose amino-acid sequence MKRSFDSRVDYSLLLPVFCLLVIGVVAIYIAVSHDYPNNVLPILGQQIAWIALGLVIGFVVMFFNTEFLWKVTPYLYGLGLALMVLPLVFYNPNLVASTGAKNWVSIGGTTLFQPSEFMKISYILMLARAIVRFTQKHKEWRRTIPLDFLLIGWMIAFTIPVLILLALQSDLGTALVFVAIFSGMVLLSGVSWKIIIPVFATGVTAVVGFMAIFISKDGRAFLHQIGMPTYQINRILAWLNPFDFAQTTTYQQAQGQIAIGSGGLFGQGFNVSNLLIPVRESDMIFTVIAEDFGFIGSVFVVALYLLLIYRMLKITLKSNNQFYTYISTGFIMMLLFHIFENIGAVTGLLPLTGIPLPFISQGGSAIISNLIGVGLLLSMSYQTNLAEEKSGKVPFKRKKVVLKQIK is encoded by the coding sequence ATGAAACGTTCCTTCGACTCTCGAGTCGATTATAGCCTCCTCCTACCAGTGTTTTGTTTACTGGTGATTGGAGTAGTGGCCATTTATATAGCAGTTAGTCATGACTATCCAAATAATGTATTACCAATTCTAGGTCAGCAAATCGCTTGGATTGCCTTGGGGCTTGTCATTGGATTTGTGGTCATGTTCTTTAATACCGAGTTTTTATGGAAGGTGACTCCCTATCTTTATGGTCTAGGGCTAGCTTTGATGGTCCTACCTCTTGTTTTCTACAATCCAAATCTTGTAGCGTCAACAGGTGCCAAGAACTGGGTATCGATTGGTGGAACGACACTTTTCCAGCCATCGGAATTCATGAAGATTTCCTATATCTTGATGTTGGCTCGAGCCATTGTAAGATTCACTCAAAAACACAAGGAATGGCGACGGACTATTCCCTTGGATTTCCTACTGATTGGTTGGATGATCGCCTTTACCATACCAGTCTTGATCCTCTTAGCCCTACAAAGTGACTTGGGGACGGCCTTGGTCTTTGTAGCTATTTTTTCCGGTATGGTCCTCCTTTCAGGTGTTTCGTGGAAGATCATCATTCCGGTTTTTGCGACAGGGGTGACTGCAGTTGTAGGATTTATGGCCATCTTTATAAGCAAGGATGGACGTGCCTTCTTGCATCAGATTGGGATGCCAACTTACCAGATTAACCGTATCTTGGCTTGGCTCAATCCCTTTGACTTTGCGCAAACAACGACATACCAACAGGCGCAGGGACAAATTGCGATTGGAAGTGGTGGTTTGTTTGGGCAAGGTTTCAATGTGTCCAATCTCCTCATTCCAGTACGTGAGAGTGATATGATTTTCACGGTGATTGCTGAGGATTTTGGCTTCATTGGTTCGGTCTTTGTCGTTGCCTTGTACTTACTTCTCATCTATCGGATGTTGAAGATTACACTTAAGTCAAACAACCAGTTCTACACCTATATCTCGACTGGTTTTATCATGATGTTGCTCTTCCATATCTTTGAAAATATCGGTGCCGTGACAGGCTTACTTCCTTTAACAGGGATTCCTCTACCATTTATTTCTCAAGGGGGCTCCGCTATTATTAGTAACCTCATTGGTGTCGGTCTCCTCTTATCTATGAGTTACCAGACCAACCTAGCGGAGGAGAAAAGTGGAAAAGTTCCATTCAAACGAAAGAAAGTCGTCCTAAAACAAATTAAATAA
- a CDS encoding NAD(P)H-hydrate dehydratase encodes MKVIDQYLLEKVIIERSRHSHKGDYGRLLLLGGTYPYGGAIIMSAFAAVKSGAGLVTVGTDKENIPALHSHLPETMAFSLQDQQLLKEQLEKAEVVLLGPGLREDAFGEELVKRVCDSLRKEQILIVDGGALGILANGQLPFPSSQLILTPHQKEWERLSGIVLDHQNTEATARALSAFPQGTILVEKGPATRIWQAGQSEYYQLEVGGPYQATGGMGDTLAGMIAGFAGQFDQVSLYERVVAATHLHSAIAQELAQENYLVLPTEISKLLPKTMKKISQKGN; translated from the coding sequence ATGAAAGTGATTGATCAATATTTATTAGAAAAAGTCATTATTGAACGTTCTCGTCACAGCCATAAGGGAGATTACGGTCGCCTGCTCTTGCTAGGAGGAACTTATCCATATGGGGGAGCTATCATCATGTCAGCTTTTGCAGCTGTCAAAAGTGGGGCAGGTTTGGTGACTGTTGGCACGGATAAGGAGAATATTCCGGCTCTGCACAGTCATCTACCTGAGACCATGGCATTTTCTCTTCAAGATCAGCAATTGTTAAAAGAGCAGTTGGAAAAGGCAGAAGTTGTCTTGTTAGGTCCGGGTTTGCGAGAGGATGCATTTGGAGAAGAACTCGTAAAACGGGTCTGTGACAGTCTCAGAAAAGAGCAGATTTTGATTGTAGATGGTGGTGCTTTGGGCATCTTAGCAAACGGCCAGTTACCATTCCCTTCCAGTCAGCTCATCCTAACTCCCCACCAAAAGGAATGGGAAAGACTGTCTGGTATAGTTCTTGACCATCAAAATACAGAGGCGACTGCTAGGGCTCTTTCTGCTTTTCCTCAAGGGACGATTTTAGTCGAGAAGGGTCCAGCGACTCGTATCTGGCAAGCTGGTCAGTCTGAATATTATCAGTTAGAGGTTGGAGGTCCCTATCAAGCAACAGGTGGGATGGGAGATACTCTGGCTGGGATGATTGCAGGTTTTGCAGGTCAGTTTGACCAAGTCAGCCTCTATGAGAGAGTGGTGGCAGCAACTCACCTTCATTCAGCTATTGCGCAAGAACTTGCTCAAGAAAACTACCTTGTCTTGCCAACAGAAATTAGCAAGCTACTCCCAAAAACAATGAAAAAAATATCTCAAAAAGGCAACTAA